A window of Romeriopsis navalis LEGE 11480 contains these coding sequences:
- a CDS encoding EAL domain-containing protein, producing the protein MHQLKSPQHQKNLEIANINKSLGVSKKFKRYLRQVDKFQPGETPEILVVDDQPESLALLERILSGHGLNVRVAPTAALGLQSILLKPPTLILLDVSLPDQTGFEFCEQLQADPTTSHIPVIFLSAHDEIRSKAKGFRVGGVDFISKPFETVELLARIQNQLKVQVLWRRLQKRNEHQQNLLNEHRCLKQLLFQEKELAEVTLQSIGDAVVTTDAQGLVSSINPLAAKLLQIDRHEAEGQPIEKLFRLYDERSHTIINNPVMVALESGEVVSFGEESILVNEAGTEFSISDSAAPIRDRSGSIIGAVMVFRDVTEARQMARRLSWQATHDPLTNLFNRSELERQLITVMKQVHRQEHTATLCYLDLDRFKVVNDTCGHKAGDELLRQVTLMIQQQITTQDIFARVGGDEFALILLNRTATEAEALAHVICEAVQQFRFVWQAQTFKIGVSIGIVHLDEAHRDTTDVINCADAACYCAKEQGRNQVQVYREDIQAFTQRRVDTRWISRLNLALEEARFCLYGQAIMALQPPTTNQPMNMGTGLIPSHQEVLIRMIDEDGEIVPPMSFIPAAERYDLMPEIDLWVVKNFLRYYGQKCQQENPGRYTINLSGASINKPKFVDALETILWESSVPSESICFEITETAAIANLTSAAKSIRQIKKLGCQFALDDFGSGMSSLTYLKHLPVDYLKIDGSFVRQIVKNPVDRAMVEGFNRIAHVMNLKTIAEYVETPEILQVLRSLGVDYAQGDAVGLPHMLFIDKLN; encoded by the coding sequence ATGCATCAGCTTAAAAGCCCCCAGCATCAAAAGAATTTAGAAATTGCCAATATCAATAAGTCCCTCGGCGTATCGAAGAAGTTCAAACGCTATCTCCGGCAAGTCGATAAGTTTCAGCCAGGAGAAACCCCAGAAATCTTGGTGGTTGATGATCAGCCAGAATCGTTAGCGTTACTAGAACGAATCTTGAGTGGTCATGGTCTGAATGTGCGCGTTGCACCCACTGCGGCTTTAGGTCTACAGTCAATTTTGCTGAAGCCACCCACCTTAATCTTGCTCGATGTCTCGCTGCCCGACCAAACCGGCTTTGAATTTTGCGAGCAGCTGCAAGCTGACCCCACGACGAGTCACATTCCCGTGATTTTCCTGAGTGCACATGATGAAATCCGTTCGAAAGCCAAAGGCTTCCGCGTCGGTGGCGTTGATTTTATCTCTAAACCCTTCGAAACGGTTGAACTTCTAGCGCGAATTCAAAATCAGCTGAAAGTTCAAGTGCTATGGCGACGCTTGCAAAAACGCAATGAGCACCAGCAAAATTTACTCAATGAACATCGCTGCCTTAAACAGCTTTTGTTTCAGGAAAAGGAACTTGCCGAAGTCACATTACAATCAATCGGGGATGCCGTTGTAACGACTGATGCCCAAGGGTTAGTCAGTAGTATCAATCCATTGGCCGCAAAGCTGCTACAGATTGATCGACATGAAGCGGAGGGGCAGCCGATCGAAAAACTGTTTCGACTCTACGATGAGCGCTCCCATACCATCATCAATAATCCAGTGATGGTCGCATTAGAGAGCGGTGAGGTGGTTTCCTTCGGCGAGGAAAGTATTTTGGTCAATGAAGCCGGTACAGAATTTTCAATTAGTGATTCAGCCGCCCCAATTCGCGATCGCTCCGGCAGCATTATTGGTGCAGTGATGGTATTCCGCGACGTGACCGAAGCACGTCAAATGGCGCGCCGGCTCTCTTGGCAAGCGACCCACGACCCGCTCACAAATTTATTCAATCGCAGTGAACTTGAGCGTCAGCTAATCACCGTGATGAAGCAGGTGCATCGGCAAGAACATACTGCGACGCTCTGCTATCTCGATTTGGATCGGTTTAAGGTGGTAAATGACACCTGTGGCCATAAAGCCGGTGATGAGTTGCTGCGCCAAGTGACGCTGATGATTCAGCAGCAGATTACAACACAGGATATCTTTGCGCGAGTCGGTGGGGATGAATTTGCGTTGATTTTGCTCAATCGCACCGCGACTGAGGCAGAAGCCTTAGCCCATGTGATCTGTGAAGCGGTCCAACAGTTCCGCTTTGTATGGCAAGCTCAAACCTTTAAGATTGGGGTGAGTATTGGCATCGTGCATCTCGATGAAGCACATCGTGACACAACTGATGTGATTAATTGTGCCGATGCCGCCTGCTATTGCGCCAAGGAACAAGGCCGCAATCAGGTTCAAGTCTATCGTGAAGATATTCAAGCCTTTACCCAGCGCCGGGTTGATACACGCTGGATTAGTCGCTTAAATTTGGCCTTGGAAGAAGCACGCTTTTGCCTCTATGGTCAGGCCATTATGGCCTTACAGCCACCCACGACCAATCAACCGATGAATATGGGGACTGGATTGATTCCAAGTCATCAAGAAGTGTTGATTCGGATGATTGATGAGGATGGCGAGATTGTCCCACCGATGTCATTTATTCCCGCTGCTGAACGCTATGATCTGATGCCAGAAATCGATCTGTGGGTGGTTAAAAACTTTCTACGCTACTACGGTCAAAAGTGTCAGCAAGAGAATCCTGGACGCTACACCATCAACCTTTCCGGTGCGAGTATCAATAAACCGAAGTTTGTCGATGCCCTGGAAACGATCCTGTGGGAATCATCCGTACCGAGCGAATCCATCTGTTTTGAGATTACGGAAACGGCGGCGATCGCCAATCTCACTTCAGCGGCCAAGTCAATTCGCCAAATCAAAAAACTCGGTTGTCAATTTGCCTTAGATGACTTCGGGAGCGGCATGAGTTCGTTGACCTACCTGAAGCATTTACCGGTTGATTACCTCAAAATCGATGGCAGCTTCGTACGTCAAATCGTCAAGAATCCCGTCGATCGAGCCATGGTAGAGGGCTTTAACCGGATTGCCCACGTGATGAATCTCAAAACGATCGCCGAATATGTCGAAACACCGGAGATTCTTCAGGTCCTGCGCAGCCTCGGCGTTGATTATGCCCAAGGGGATGCAGTGGGTTTACCCCATATGTTGTTCATTGATAAGTTGAATTAG